A part of Tigriopus californicus strain San Diego chromosome 10, Tcal_SD_v2.1, whole genome shotgun sequence genomic DNA contains:
- the LOC131887671 gene encoding band 7 protein AGAP004871-like isoform X3: MLEVTEPPNFRRASLISEIYSETHTFENVPGRKKPQFSAITSVSDAEEPENGVGICGMLLTGISWILVIVTLPFSLCVCFKVVQEYERAVIFRLGRLLSGGSRGPGIFFVLPCIESYQKVDLRTITLSVPPQEVLTKDSVTVSVDAVVYYRVSNATVSVANVENAHHSTRLLAQTTLRNILGTKNLHEILSDRESISGSMQAALDDATEPWGIKVERVEIKDVRLPVQLQRAMAAEAEAAREARAKVIAAEGEQKASRALRDASNVIADTPAALQLRYLQTLNTISAEKNSTIVFPLPIDILNHIMKPKEE, translated from the exons ATGTTGGAAGTGACAGAGCCTCCCAATTTTAGGCGAGCCTCTCTCATCTCGGAAATCTATTCAGAGActcacacatttgaaaacgtgCCCGGGAGGAAGAAGCCTCAATTTTCTGCCATCACCTCAGTTAGCGATG CTGAAGAGCCAGAAAATGGTGTTGGCATATGTGGAATGCTACTTACGGGTATCTCGTGGATCCTGGTTATCGTCACGTTACCCTTTTCTCTTTGTGTGTGCTTCAag GTTGTTCAAGAGTATGAAAGGGCTGTTATCTTCCGGCTAGGTCGATTACTGTCCGGAGGATCCCGAGGACCCG GTATCTTCTTTGTCCTACCTTGCATCGAATCCTATCAAAAGGTTGATCTCCGTACAATCACTTTGAGTGTTCCACCCCAAGAA GTCTTGACCAAAGATTCGGTGACCGTGTCCGTGGACGCCGTGGTCTACTACCGGGTGTCCAATGCCACGGTGTCCGTGGCCAATGTCGAAAATGCTCATCATTCAACTCGGCTCTTGGCCCAAACCACACTCAGGAATATTCTGGGAACGAAGAATCTTCATGAAATCCTCAGCGATCGAGAGAGTATCTCAGGATCCATGCAG GCTGCCTTGGACGACGCCACAGAGCCTTGGGGTATCAAAGTGGAACGCGTGGAGAT AAAAGACGTCCGACTTCCCGTTCAACTTCAGAGAGCCATGGCCGCCGAGGCCGAGGCCGCCCGAGAGGCTAGAGCGAAA GTGATTGCCGCTGAGGGTGAACAAAAAGCTAGTCGAGCTCTTCGTGATGCTTCCAATGTGATTGCCGATACCCCTGCTGCGTTGCAGTTGCGTTACTTACAG ACGTTAAACACGATATCAGCCGAGAAGAACTCAACCATCGTCTTTCCATTGCCAATCGACATTTTGAATCACATCATGAAACCCAAAGAGGAGTAG
- the LOC131887672 gene encoding band 7 protein AGAP004871-like, with protein MDQIRSATQSRRSSVTPSNVPIMMDTQEEGPKRRSSRSHQLGKLEQSRGYNIQDIHEHDNEEDEDACTGICSTFLMVISIFLVAMTFPLSLFVVIKQIQEYQRAVIFRLGRVKTKGAMGPGLFFVLPCIDKIRVVDIRTVSFNVPPQEILSKDSVTVTVDAVVYYRIQNPMAAVCNVADFNQSTRLLAATSLRTTLGMRNLTEILSEREQMSIGILETLEVATEPWGIKVERVEVKDVKLPQQLQRAMAAEAEATREARAKVIAAEGEQKASRALQEAANVISQSPAALQLRYLQTLSHISAEKNSTVIFPLPIDLLQSFMNKR; from the exons ATGGACCAAATTCGGTCCGCAACCCAATCACGTCGATCGAGTGTGACCCCATCAAATGTGCCCATCATGATGGACACCCAAGAAGAGGGACCTAAACGGAGATCCAGCAGATCACATCAACTCGGTAAATTGGAGCAATCGCGCGGTTACAACATCCAAGACATCCACGAACATGATaatgaagaggacgaggatgcTTGCACGGGGATATGTTCAACGTTTCTTATGGTTATCTCGATCTTTTTGGTCGCCATGACTTTTCCCCTGTCCTTGTTTGTGGTTATCAAGCAGATCCAG GAATATCAACGAGCGGTCATCTTCCGCTTGGGTCGGGTCAAGACCAAAGGTGCCATGGGGCCAGGTTTATTTTTCGTTCTACCCTGCATCGATAAGATTCGAGTGGTGGATATCCGAACTGTTTCCTTCAACGTTCCGCCCCAAGAGATCCTATCAAAAGACAGCGTGACGGTGACGGTGGATGCCGTGGTGTACTATCGCATTCAGAATCCCATGGCGGCTGTTTGCAACGTGGCCGACTTCAACCAATCCACTCGTTTGTTGGCGGCCACTTCGCTGAGGACCACACTGGGGATGAGGAATCTTACAGAGATCTTGAGTGAGAGAGAGCAAATGTCCATCGGCATTCTCGAAACTTTGGAGGTCGCCACGGAGCCGTGGGGAATTAAA GTCGAGAGAGTGGAAGTGAAGGATGTGAAGCTGCCTCAACAATTACAACGAGCCATGGCGGCTGAAGCTGAAGCCACGAGGGAGGCTCGGGCCAAGGTCATTGCAGCCGAAGGAGAACAAAAGGCATCCCGAGCCCTGCAGGAGGCTGCCAATGTTATCAGCCAATCTCCGGCAGCCCTGCAACTCCGATATCTACAAACACTATCTCATATCTCAGCGGAGAAGAACTCCACTGTCATTTTTCCATTGCCGATTGATCTTTTGCAAAGTTTCATGAACAAGCGTTGA